AGTTGAAAACATCTTTAGAACACATACCAATATTTTTAAAGGGAAATCCTTACTTTAATCTTACAATAATTGATCCATGTGAAAGATGGCTAATTAACATTTAATTTCCCCTTCCTTTTATGTAATTCAAAGCACAGTCATTAATTAAATGTCTACATTCATGAGTTCATTATTTCGCTTACATTTAACTCCTTCAGAATAGATGGACAAATCATTGTGTTTTATCTCAGCATAAAATGTCAAATATATACCTTGTTGATTTAATTTCATTACccattatatacaaataaaatttaaaaatcaaatataatCCCGTAATCCACGACTTGTAAAACATAGTATTTGAGAATGTTTCAAACCACATTTCTAAACCCCAACAGTTATGTTAAAGCAGTAAGGTAGTGGCATTATGTAGGATCAAAAATGTTATTCCTTAGTTGTCAGGTATAAAAGGTACTTACCATTGGTGTACATCCCTACCCTGTTTGTCAGCAGAAAACTCAAAGCTGTCTCCCAATATCCCAGATTAAAGATGCagttctgcaatattacagtattgaacatattttatatttaggtAAAATATTGTTCTCAGGTTGACTGATCTTTTAACATTAAAACTTTATTGCTCAAACAGACAGGTGGGCTATTTCTAGCTAAGACCATGCAACTAAGTGTGGTACATTGTGTGTACATGCAGTCATCGATTTATACGATCAGTGTTCATGGGCTTAGTTTACTGTTGATCTCCACTGAACATGCAGTTTCTGGTCAGGTGGGGGGGAATGTCTTGTAGTTAATTTTAGACTTATTTCTATCACATTGATGGTTGCCTGTGATTAATTGTATTGCATTGGTCTtctattgtctgtgtgtgtgttattctgAGAGGTGGAGAGAACGATTCAAAGTTTGGATTTTGGACCTTTACCCTGAATGTCCCCACTTAACACTGAAACAATTCTAACTGATGTATTAAtctaagttgttgtttttttgccatCACTATCCTGTATTTTTGAGGATAATACATATAGAGTTGTTCTCTTGTCTTTCAAAATATTGTGCATAAATAGTTGTCTTCTTTAAAGTTTTCTTTCGGGCCAACAGTGGTATTAAGAGGCACATTGCAAAATGAAAACTTGAGGTATTCGTTTTATATTATGATCAAAACAtctaagcctgcatcccagcatcaagggtacCTATTTGTTTGCTAGTCCTACACGAACATATATGCTTCGAACACaattaaaatacagtacaaaTTGGATGCACTCCCCTCCATATATAGGGGCTTATctaacaagggctggcttgtaaacCACACCCGAAAAAACATTAAATAGGCATGTCAGACAGCAGCCAATGCTACATTAGGCAGTATTTGGAAACTAAAAACAGAGAACAAATAAGCCAGTGGTTAAATAATCCAATATTAGACATGGTACAAGCTGCACTTCAATATTCTCTACAGGTAATGGAACAAAAATGGAAACCCCAATATAAAGTTGCTTAATAGGACAGTGCAGTGGCATTGAGtaccaatgtctggaattgtgcaAGAGGGATGCTGCACCTGTCGTCCACTCATTCAAAGGTAGTACAAAAAACAGTCAATGGTGTTTTTTCTGTATATTACGTAAATGCTTAATTTGGGTTCAGATGTGGAGACTTAATAATCAAATAATTGAGTAACCACACTGCTCTGTGAAGGGGGTATTCTCATCTTGGAATGTCATCTGCATCAGAACCCAATCCAACATTTATGGGGTATTATGGAATGACTCCTGAAGCAGTGTtaatcaccaccatcaccaaggCATTAGTTGAGTGGCTTTTTTTCGGGTGGATGGTGCTGTATCCCTCCTGCACAATTCCAAACATTAATAGACTTGATACCACAGTACATACATGCCGTACATTCATTGCATGTATCTTTACATGTGAAATCTAGACTGCTTGGATTGGATAAGCATCAATGTGGGGTCCCATGTTATAGCTCCTTTATGCCCCAGTTCAGACAACCTTTAAAAATCTTCTGTTATTGACTCAAAGTAGTCAAGTGCCAACTGTCCTTCTCAAAATACGCAGATGAAAAAACATACATGCTATACAGACATGCTATGCAGCATTTAGGCTACTTGGGGCTATCCTGCTCGGTGGTAGTCAAATTCCTGATGTTGTAACTCCCGACAAGAGTTACAGCAACATTTTACTGACAATGTTTATGTCTCCTACAAACTATTAATCCTGAATGTTTAAAAAACTTACTTGTAGTAAACGCGATTCTTTACACAGTCCGGCAGCACATAATGACGTCGCTCTGTACACCGACAGTAATATTAGTACAGTTAAGGGGGCAGTTGTGCAATTGCTTAAGGCTACATTATGTAACCCTTACTAATAAACATTGCACAGAGGGCGCCTCTTTTAACTGTACTAATATTGCTGTTGGCGTACAGAGCTGCGTGATTATGTGCTGCCGGGCTGAGTAATGAATCGCGTTTACTCCAAGTAAGTTTTTAACCATTCGGGATTAATAGTATGTAGGGGACATAACCATTGGCAGTAAAGATGTTGCTGTAACTCTTGTCGGGAGTTACAGCATCGTCTTTTAGTACCCAACCCGTCCTGCTGTTGCAGAGCTACAAGCCTCAGCatcatgggacttgtagttccacaacagatggaCAGCCACCTATTGCCTAACAGTGTTCTATAGAATCTTGCTAAGTTAAGCTGTAGCTCTCCAGCAGTTTTGGGACTGCAAATCCatccatgctgggacttgtagctctaCATTAACTGAATAGCCACAAGTTTTCTATGCAGCagtttatataaatcactattAGATAACTTGTGGTTCTCCACAAGTTTCCTACTCCTCTGGGCTTTAACCTTACTCCAAACACCTCACATCCCACTCCGCAGCCAGCCACACAGACAGCGGTAGTGTCAAGATGTGAGGAATGGAGGTAAACAGGAAGTCATATCTTACTTAGTGAAAGAACTAGTGTAGTGAGGATCCTATCACACTGTTGCAGGAAGATTGTGATGAAAAACGCATCAAAACAAAGtccatacatccaacttgtttcacATTGTTTTAACTTCTGACCTTTTACATATATTAAGCATTCTTTCTCTAGGTTTACACAGTTGTGAAAAAATCGGATGGGCCTGTGACACCCAGCAGCAGTAGTCCCCATGTGTCAGAAGGATTGAGCAGGTCTCCGATCATGGAGcttccacctcactcactgatacatgagagaaacaatgaccagaagattctagaactcaccaacaagatcattcagctactgactggagaggtgagcaCTGCTGGGAAtgtgacattatacagtaacaccaagggatgtgtctgggtgatgactgtatcattgtgtgtggcAGGTTCcaataaggtgtcaggatgtcactgtctatttctccatggaggagtgggagtatttagagggACACAAGGAGCTGTACAAGGACATCATGATGGAGAATTACCGTTCTCCCTGTTCAAAAGGTAAGATCaagtttaatcatcatcatctttgtgTAGCACATAATGATATAATGACCAGATCAGAGATGGATATTTGGGACTATCTTGTAGGCTGGacacttaaagaaaaaaataagcaaaacaaaaaacatctccTAAGACATTATATTATTGTAATAGTAACAGACAAAGTACCAAGGCAATAGGCCCTTTTCAAAAATGTCTTCTTTGTATGTTATGGTGAAAAAGGTTGGTCATGGAATGTTCAGTACACAGGAGCCTATATATGAATTAAAGGGATTATTTACCTAAAACGTATCCTCAGAGCATCAGCatcttattttaatattgattACCAAACATACTTTTACAAACTTATACCTGTGGTTAATGATAACGTCAATCATTTCAGGCTTTGCACTGCTCCTGGGTCTTGGCAAAAGCATGTTTGCTTGCAGTGTTTAACAGAGTTCCTCTAGTCCTGTTCCCCCCCAGATCCCTTGCCATCTCTAGCTGGTTTTAATGTGCTATACTTTGATAGTACATTACTATATtgctaataatatatatgttttaagtcAGTGTACATAAAATACGTCCTGTCATCCCAATctcatattccacatatatttatttgccAAAATCTAAACATTTACAATTTAATGCCCCATAAAACAAACTGCACAAACCCAGCAGGTAGTTGCTTGAGTGCTCCTAAAGGCATTCAAAGATTGATAAGGGGAGAAAAGATTGAGAAGGGGAGATGAGGACGGTGTACAAAAGGGGCTTTTACCATCTCTTATTATAATATACAAAGTTAGTCCCTCTTTAAATGAAAAACGGGGACACCCATATGACTTGAAGTTTGCTCAAGCTGTAAAATCCCCCCTCCTCATTTTCTTTTTAGGTCCCAAATAAGGTAGAACAGTTATAGGAATCCATTCCCACCTCTCTTATTAATGAGGTGCATCAGGAGTCTGAATTAAGGGAAATAAGCATTATGAGTTAATCATatcttttggagaaaaaaaaagtttgtgtccTGGAAAAATCTGAACACAAGGGAATGCCGGGTTTGTTTTATCTcttcaagaaaaaaattatactagGCTCTTAGAGGATATACACTAAAACTGTTAATGCTACACAATTAGGGCTTCATTTACAGTAAACATAAGCTAGAaggagcaattttgcaccttgaccAGACCATGTTGAGCTGCAGGAGATTACATGTAAGATGTGTTGGGAGGGGGTGCATCCAATCATACCTCTaaattcaattgtaaaaataaagctgtccagtatttgtgtgctacatgcagagGTCGGCAGTATGTTCGCTGACAAAGAAATGAAAAGTAAAACTTCCATGTGCACCCCTTCAATGCAAATATGCACCCTTTAGTTGTATTTGCTTCTACTCCTAAATGAGGCGTGCATTTTGCAAATTTGCTCtacaaaataatttactaatgTACCTTttcagaacaataaaaaaaaaatagtatttgatGCATGCTCTTCAAATTCTAACCAATGTGCAATTTTTTCCAGATCTCTCAAGCTCCAAAAACAGTTCAGTGGCACTTAATTTGCATACGTTATCACCTGATTGCATATGCGAAGATGAAAACTTAACAGCATTTGATCCAAAAGCAGAGAACAGTGTCAATAAGGTTGCTCAAGAATTCGACTCATGTGAAGAACCACTCCAAGTCACTAATATTTCTACGTCTGtaaaatatacacagacagaagCTACACACGCTGAAGAGGAGGAATGCTCTTTTCATGAAAGAGACCATACTCTGATGAAAGAAACGTCTGAAACTTCCAAATCATTTGATGAAGGAAATCATACAGGCTCTGACTTCTACACACTGAGAGAACAGATACAAACTACATCTACTCAACCAGGAAGTGAGATGGACTCATGTGAAAAAGACCATCTCACAGGCAACAATACTTACACACCTGCAGGACCCAAATCTGCTAATACTGCAGACAAGTCAAATTTATGGGACACAAACTTAACAGACCCAAAAAGTAATACACCCACAAGTCATACAGAGACCCAATATACATCTACTTGTATTATAGAAGTCTCAACCTTATGTGATAAAGGTAATGTCACCTGTACAGACATTTATGCACCCATAGAGCATAGACAGAAACCATATACAACGGACAAAACCGCAGACCTACCCACATCATGGGGCAAAAATGTAATGTACAccaacatttatacacccacagaatTAACACAAGcagatttaaataatattaagaaGGAACTGGTTTCATGGGAAGATGGGAGCCTGGCACTCAAAAATATGTATGTACCTCCAAAAAATATGCAGAGAAAAATAACACCCTCTACTGGTAAATGCAACACAACACCGTGGGACAGAAGTCTAACTCACAGAGATAATTATCCACAAACACCCTTTACCACTTCTCATATTAAGACAGAGTGGGAAGAAGGgaattttgcagatatctgtacacCTCCAGAGCATACACCGACAGCATATGCCACTATTAACATAGAAGACTACAATAAAGACACCAGTAATATAGAAAAAATTAATACAAACCTATCTATAATAAGTTGCACTTCATACGATGAGAACTTTAACAGTAGACTAACCTATGCTACACCCCAAATAATCCAGATGTATAATTGTCCTGTTTGTAAGAAATGTTTTTCTAGTAGCTCAAATTTAGCCAAGCACAGATTAATATGTAAAGGTAGAAAACCACATGTATGCTCtggatgtgggaaatgttttgctagCGCCTCCTATCTTGTAATACatgagagaattcacacaggagaaaaaccctACTCATGTTCACACTGTGGGAAAAGCTTTACTAGAAAACCAGATCTAATCCGACATGAGAGAATACACACTGGTGAGAAGCCATTTGCATgtcctgaatgtgggaaatgttttaccagcGTCTCGAATATATTTATGCACAGGCGAATTCACTCAGGAGAAAAGCCATTtccttgttctgaatgtgggaagcgCTTCATTAAGAAGTCTGATCTGGTTCGACATGAGAAAATTCACATGCCTCAAAAACCTTTGCCTTGTACAGAATGTGGCAAATTTTTTGGTTCAAAGACCATTCTAAATAAGCATATGCTGGTCCATGCAGGAGAGAAGCAGATGACTTTTCATGAAGGCAGATGATTTTCTTCCCCTACatattgtgcaaaatataaataaaattgcaattcattgtatttaaaataaaatgcaaaagttttgcactgagattatatatatatatgtgtatatatatattcatattcattGACTCCTTTTGAGCATTTCATAATCTGAAAGTAGTATATAGTTATGGCTCCAGGAATTTTGCAGGATAGTCAGAGAGCTCCATCCATACCATGTATTTAACAGTAGATCTCATTCTCCCAAACTAATGTTGAAGGTCAGATGTATCTCTGCTTTTATGCTGCAGCTGGCATCAGACTTCTCCAATTATGTTATGTGTGGGAATGTGAGATGGGAGTTACTGTAATATATTTGGCGTGGTACAGATAATTTCTAATTCACAGATCTTTACTTTTGACAATATTCTAGTATTCACAGTTTAGCAAGACCAGTAGAtctactgcattttttttatccaaGGATGAGGGAACCTTTATAGACAGAGCAAACTCATGGACCAGGAGAATTCAGTTTTCCTATTTTAAAATTACGGAAGATAAACATTTCTGTGAAATTAAGCACCTCTCCCTATATCCACATAGAGGTTTGAACGGATCCATTCTGCACAATCACTAAACGTCTGGATCTGTGGGAATCAAGGCTTTCACAGGTCTGGTTGTTCCGACTGCCAAAGGGCAGTTTATGTAGGTGCATGTGTATCTACTTTATacaacgatcagccacaacattaaaaccactgacaagtgaagtgaataacattggttAACTTGAGACAGTGGCATCTGTCAAGGGTTGGGATATATCAGGCAGCAAGTGAattgtcagttcttgaagttgatgtttgggaagaagaaaaaatgggcaagcgtaaggatctgagcaactttcacaatggccaaattgtgatagctagataACTAcgtcagagcatctccaagacGGTAGAACTTGTGGGGTGTTTCTGGTATGCAGTGGGTAATATCTATCAAAAGTGGTTCAAGGAGGGATAACGGACAACAGGGTCATGaacgcccaaggctcattgatgcatgtggggagtgaagacttctggtccaatcccacagaagagttaaTGTTGTACAAAttgatgaaaaagttaatgctggctagaAAGGTGTTGCAATACAGTGCAGCTGCGCAACCTCATAAAAGACAGTGAACATGCTGATCCCTGTCCATCACCGAAAGTGCTTACAATGGGCTCGTTATCGCCGGAACTGGACCATGTAGAAAGAAGGTGGCCTAGTCTGATGgaccatgttttcttttacagcatGTGGCTGACCGAgtgcgtgtgcatcatttacccggGGAAGAGATGAcagcaggatgcactatgggaaggagGCAATGTGATgcagggaaaccttgggtcctggcattcatgtggatgttacttttgaCACATACCCACCCACCTAAGCATTGTTGCAGACTTAATACACCACTTCATGGcagtggtattccctgatggcagtgcctctttctgcaggataatgtgccctgccataCTGGCATGTTCctgaaaccattcctgaacaaattttgcatagagttcaaggtgttgacttgtcctctaaattccccagatctcatttTGATCAAGCTTTTGtgtgatgtgctggaaaaacaagtctgagccatgtaGGCCTACCTTGCAACTCACAAGACTTGGAAGGATCTGCttctaacatcttggtgccagataccacagaacacattcagaggtcttatggagtccatgtctcaaagaaccagagctgttttggtggtatgagggggacctacacaatattagacaggtggttttaatgttttggctgaACAATTTTACatatatgcacgcacacacaatcatttaaaaaagttggCTCCTATGGTGGTCAGCATTACATTTTCTGCTTTGGTCTCAGTAAGCAAATAGGCTGATAAGATCTAGCAGTGTGTGGTGGGAATATTAAAAATGAAGGCTGTGAGCTTTGGAGTCAACTAGTGTCTTGTGCTGGCTTCCTATTGGCTGACTGCTATTTATGAAATTGCTCCCAGTCGTCTCTTTTCAGGAGAAAAGGTGAAACAAACGGCGAGGTTCTTATCCAAAACAAAGTATTTCTTACAGAAGTGAAAAGTCTATAAAAATAGTCAGTGGTGTGAACAGAAATTAATCCATTTGTCTATATGTTAAACTAAGGCGATAACATGTTTTATAAgttggtttgaaagattttttttttttccactaccACCTTTTTATAGTACACCAGAAACATATAAGTAATATTAATTATGTCTATTTTAGTGAATATTAAattgttgttttcttttcattGTATGCCGCATGAATTTaagagtttttcttttttatatggaaaataaaaatagacataCTATTTCACTTTTCTCACATGGCTCCATAGGTGACTTGCTCTGAAATTAAAATAGTCTCTCTAGTTTTTAAGTTATTTCATTTATTCTTTTATACTAGTGGATGGACACTACAGTAAGGAAAATGTTACATAGACTAAGTGaactttttttattgaaagtgaAAATGTTGCACTTACATATGCCAGGAATTAACAAGCAGCTCATATGGTGTTCCTTCCAATGCAATGTGGACCAGGTTAATTATGTCCAGTGTTCTTCCTACATGTTTCTGGAATCTTACTTTTAACACATGATGCGGTATGTAATTGGGtcctatttatattaatattccaCTAATCTGTAAAAATGCAATCTAACCACTACTACAAATTGCACATATGAATATGTTATACATAATATTCTTCTATTTCGACACGTCTTCTTAATTTCCAAACTTTTTGGTATGTTGTAAATTCATGTTGGTTAGGTATCATCTTTACTTTCCAATAGTTTGACAGTCTTCTGCATATATATTGCTCTTACAAGGTAAAGAATAGCAAGTCACTCTATTTCTGAAGCAATGATTTTTGGATATGCATACACAGTGTGATACTATACCATACCCATTACCTTCTGGGGATCATATAGTCACTCAGagaaatgcagttagaaaggtgAACCAGcacctttattataataaaaacgcTACCATtttctgtcccttaccccactagcataagcagttacagtcacctggatgtcctgacttgctGAATCCTGGCCACTCAGCCTGACAATCTCTCCTGTAGCAGTGTAGTAGGGGTCAAGCCCTCAGTCATCCTGATTCCTCAGAGTTCTTCTGAGCTGCAGGTGTACCAGCAGGATGCTCAGTCCAGCAGAAGCCTGGACTTCAACACTGGAGTTCTTCCCAGGATGAAAACAAAATCGGCAACACACCTCTCCTGGGTCTCACTCTATCCTCTATACCATGTAGTTTTCCCACACTGAGCTGGGTCAAGAGTGGCATTAGATAGTGGGATTATCTGAGGATAGCTGTCAAAATGGGCTGATACAGGGTTATCCCTTCTCATCGCAATAATACATCCCTTGGTCCCCTGATGGGTTGACACCAAGGTGTCTGGTTAGAGACAACGGACATATATAGGTTAATTAAGGGGCAATGCCAAGACGATTACGGGATACTCCCAGTATTAACCCTTTATaagctttttcagccagaactagctCTCAGCTTATCTGgtcttcctgtagagaaaggagacGGGTATGaatgccccctcacctgtatcctggaacttAACCCCACACAAACTTTACCCATAACACACCTGGCTTCAAGTTATGAAAATGTATAAAGGTATCTTtgtaatatcaacaatatacatttttacaatggttAACACAAAGGGGAAAAGTCACCTATCTATGCATGACTACAATGTCCCTTTATCCCCATGTAATAAGAGAATGCACTTGCACTCCGGTGAGCTGGGGAACACTAACAGGACTATAAAAGTATGTTATGCTCCACATTTAATGAGAAATGGGGGACAGACAggttaaggtgatatcaaactTGCTTCATCATACTGAGACAGGAATATCGTTTAAGAaccagagggcctgattcatcaaggaacggatctgccATTTTTTTGCGGATGTTACACAATTcgtcactgcgcatgcccagaaacgtaAGATAAGTCTGTAAATCCATTATAATCCGTTGCGTAAGCTAAGATTCTCTTAAGTTTAAGTGAAATTCTAtcgtaactgcacttaagaagtctTCTGACCACTTTAGAAAAAAAGtttgggaatgggcggagatattaaataagttaagaagagtaggcgttatttgtactgatttgagaagagtaggcgttacctcTGGATCTGTCGGATAGTTAAGTTGTgttttatcttaactccttgctGAAATTTAAgtaagctcagggtcatgtttaaatccaaaccaGCTAGCTAAATAACAACAattaaactgttctaaaagcatagttcgtttaaaacactcactaaatatgcacaacatacatcttcttaatacacttcacataaaataaaatattttttttttggaaattttattttatatttatatcaaacattaaacattgtgtacattttttttaaaaggaacctctttttaattacaaccacaattgtaataaattgcaatgtaaagtggttgatgtgtcaacagttaggTGCTGATATTTGGGGATTAGGTTAAACCCGTAACTATCAGAATGCCGAAACgccggaatgagtcagcttactatagcactctctgctgcttggtgtcttgagtaaagcttgctgtgttttctatgcctgtatagtgcattttgttctgttgcacagatatgttctctgtaatatgtggaacaactattacacatattatattgcatatatattgttaCCTCGCTCatctcttcaacctatcactctcctctggcgttgtcccatcctcattcaaacacgctcttatctcccctatcctcaagaaacccaatcttgaccccacctctcttcctaactaccgccctatttctcttctcccttatgcctccaaattacttgagcggattgtctgcagccgcctcaccagacacctctctgacaactccctccttgaccctctccaatccggctaccgccccctccactcccctgaaacagccctggctaaagttactaatgatctcctatcagccaaatccaagggtcactactccatactcatcctcctcgacctctccgcggccttcgacaccgtggaccaccccctcctgctgcatactcttctctctctcggcctctctggctctgttaatgcctggttcacctcataccttgctaaccgctcctctgtatccacgtctggttcttcctccaccccctcccctctccctgttggagtccctcagggctatgttcttggccctttactcttttcgctctatacttcctcccttggagctctcatctcttcgttcggtcttcagtatcacctatatgctgacgatattcaactctacttctcttctcctgatctttcctcctccctcctatctcgtgtaactgactgc
The nucleotide sequence above comes from Mixophyes fleayi isolate aMixFle1 chromosome 6, aMixFle1.hap1, whole genome shotgun sequence. Encoded proteins:
- the LOC142161404 gene encoding uncharacterized protein LOC142161404, whose product is MDKDHMTERILNLTMEIIYLLTREVYTVVKKSDGPVTPSSSSPHVSEGLSRSPIMELPPHSLIHERNNDQKILELTNKIIQLLTGEVPIRCQDVTVYFSMEEWEYLEGHKELYKDIMMENYRSPCSKDLSSSKNSSVALNLHTLSPDCICEDENLTAFDPKAENSVNKVAQEFDSCEEPLQVTNISTSVKYTQTEATHAEEEECSFHERDHTLMKETSETSKSFDEGNHTGSDFYTLREQIQTTSTQPGSEMDSCEKDHLTGNNTYTPAGPKSANTADKSNLWDTNLTDPKSNTPTSHTETQYTSTCIIEVSTLCDKGNVTCTDIYAPIEHRQKPYTTDKTADLPTSWGKNVMYTNIYTPTELTQADLNNIKKELVSWEDGSLALKNMYVPPKNMQRKITPSTGKCNTTPWDRSLTHRDNYPQTPFTTSHIKTEWEEGNFADICTPPEHTPTAYATINIEDYNKDTSNIEKINTNLSIISCTSYDENFNSRLTYATPQIIQMYNCPVCKKCFSSSSNLAKHRLICKGRKPHVCSGCGKCFASASYLVIHERIHTGEKPYSCSHCGKSFTRKPDLIRHERIHTGEKPFACPECGKCFTSVSNIFMHRRIHSGEKPFPCSECGKRFIKKSDLVRHEKIHMPQKPLPCTECGKFFGSKTILNKHMLVHAGEKQMTFHEGR